The Cylindrospermum stagnale PCC 7417 genome segment AAATCCGCACTCGATCTTCAGGTATTCCTAAGCCAATGAGTCCGCCAGTAATACCTCCAGCCGCTGCACCTATAGCGCCGCCAGCCGCTGTGCTTGCCAAAGCGGTTGCCAATGCACCACCCGCAATTACGGGCCCTACTCCAGGAATTGCCAAAGCGCCAAGACCGACTAATAAGCCGCCTAAACCGCCTAATAAGCCGCCTGTAGCTGCACCTGCTTTTGCCCCTTCGTCTGCTTTATTACCTGCACCAACGCGTTCTCCCTGTGTGTCTTTGGCAATCAAAGAGACTTTATTCATCGGGAAGCCAGAATCGCGCAGTTCTCTCAGTGCTACTTCTGCGTCTCGGCGGTGAGAAAAAACACCGATCGCTCGCCTGGCGCTGGCGTGTTTGCCAGAAGTTATGGGAGTTACAGGAGCTACATGAGCACTTGGAGTCACATTAGTCGTTGCATGTTCGCGATTTGGGTGGTCATAAATGCCAAACTCTTCCACACCCCGCCGATGGAGAATTGCTTGTGCTGTAGCCACTTCCGCATCAGTGCCATCAATAATGACTAAATAGTCTCCTCGCTGCACTCGTTCGTTGTAAACTTTGGCGCGTTCTTCGGGGATTCCTAAACCAATCAATGCCCCGATTAAGCTACCAGCAACGGCACCAAGACCAGCACCGGCTAGAGTTGTAGC includes the following:
- a CDS encoding general stress protein produces the protein MVVAVRKRAVGVFPHRRDAEEALHELRDSGFPMDRVSVIARDAEHKGDLAGTAVQEKVGDKADEGAKVGAVSGGALGGLTGLLVGLGTLAIPGIGPIMLAGAAATTIATTLAGAGLGAVAGSLIGALIGLGIPEERAKVYNERVQRGDYLVIIDGTDAEVATAQAILHRRGVEEFGIYDHPNREHATTNVTPSAHVAPVTPITSGKHASARRAIGVFSHRRDAEVALRELRDSGFPMNKVSLIAKDTQGERVGAGNKADEGAKAGAATGGLLGGLGGLLVGLGALAIPGVGPVIAGGALATALASTAAGGAIGAAAGGITGGLIGLGIPEDRVRIYSDRFQRGDYLVIVDGTEAELHHAEAILKRQGIEEFAVYDARDVGEHRPGSDRVEHRETPIASNVHVHHADDPAVLIIDRRDQKV